A window of Deltaproteobacteria bacterium genomic DNA:
CGCATTCGTGTGGGCACGGCCATCAGTCTGCTGCCGTTCGAGAACCCGCTGCGCAAAGCCGAAGACTTCGCCATGCTCGACATCTTGAGCAATGGGCGTCTCAACTTCGGTGTCGGGCGCGGCATCATCCCGAAACACTTCGAGGGGTTCCGCGTCGATCCACGGGAAAGCCGTGCGCGCTACGAAGAATCCCTAGCCATCATTCGCGGGGCCTGGACCCAGGACGACTTCTCCTACGAAGGGCAATTCTGGCAGGTGCCGCCGTTATCGCTCTCGCCCAAGCCGATGCAGAAGCCTCATCCGCCCATTTACCGTGGTACTCTCAGCCTCGATTCGTTCGAGACTGCCGCCGTCATCGGCGATAATGCGTTCATTGTCCCGTGGCTGACTGGGGAGCACGCGGAGGTGCGTGCTCGCGTCCAGCGCTACCGCACTTTGCTCAAAGAACATGGCCACGGGCAAAAGCGCACGACCTGCATCTTCTTCTTGTTCGTCGATCCCGATCACCAAGTGGCGGTGCGCGACGGCAGGGAGTCAACGTACAATTACACTCGCCTGTTCACCTCGTTCATCCCGCCCGAAGCGCTGAAGAAGCTCAGGCCCGACGATCCATTCAAAGCGTTCTTGGATTTTGCGCTCTCGATGCCCGACCATTTGGAAGAACGCGCCATAGTTGGCACCCCGGCGGAATGCCGCCGGCGGTTGAAGGAACTCCACGACGAGTTCGATCTCGACCAAGTCGCCTTTTACTTCCATGCCGGTGCCCGCGATCCCAAACGCGCACGCTACGGCATGGAGCTGTTTGCCAATGAGGTGATGCCGGAATTCAAAACAAGCCATTAGCTTTTAGCTCTTGGCTTTTAGTTCTTTTCCGTTTGACGCTAACAGCTAAGAGCTGATAGCTAAAAGCTCTGAAAAAAGGAGGAAAGTACTATGTTACTCAAAGATAAAATCGCTATCGTCACCGGCGCGGGGACTGGCATGGGGAAAGCCATTGCACTGCGGTACGCCAGGGAAGGCGCGCATGTCGTGCTGGCGGAAATCAACGAAGCCTCCGGACAGCAAGCGGCGGCGGAGGTCAGCGCTCATGATCGGCGCGGCCTGTTCGTGAAAACCGATCTCGGTAAAACCGAGAGCATCAACGCCATGGTGGCCAAGACTATGGAGACCTTTGGCCGCATCGACATTGTCATGAACAATGCCGGGGTCACCAAGAAACTCGACTTCTTCGAGGTCACGGAAGCCGACTGGGACTGGATTCACTCGGTCAATGCTCGGGGGGTGTTCTTCTGTATGCAAGCCGTCGCGCGCGAGATGGTCAAAAATAAATCCGGCAAGATCATCAACATCGCCTCGATTGCCGGCAAAGGCTTTCGCGGCACCTCGAACATTTCCTACGCCGGCTCCAAAGGTGCGGTCATTGCCATGACCCGTATCGGCGCCTCACAGCTCGCCAAATACAACATCAACGTCAACTCCATTTGTCCTGGCGCCACGCGCACCGACTTGTACGACCAGATCATGAAAGAAGTCGTTCAGCGCGAGGGCATCACCGAAGAACAAGCCATTGCCCGCATGGACGCCTCGATCCCCCTCCGACGCTCGAACTCCGGCGACGACATTGCCAACATGGCGGCTTTTCTCGCTTCTGACGAGGCGCGGAACATTACCGGCCAGTCGTTCAACGTCGATGGTGGCTTGATGTGGGATTAACCTGCATGTGGCTTTTGTAGGGGCGATCCTACTGCCTCTCTCCACGAGGGCTGTGGTGGGAACGTGCCGCGCACGGTATATAGCTGTTGCGTCTTGAGGAGATCGTGGAGAGTTGACCTGAGCGTTACCGTACGAAGGAGAGACCCGCTATGCCCCCGCAAATGGACCACGTTCTGAGTGACCTGCGCGTGCTGGATTTATCGCGCGCCCTAGCCGGACCGAGCTGCACCCGCATGTTGGCGGAAATGGGTGCCGACGTGATTAAAGTGGAGCCGGCACCCGGTGGCGAGTTATCCCGCCGTTTGTCCGTGCAGCCCAATGGGCGCAGTCTCTATTACGTACAACAGAACCTGGGGAAGAAAAGCATGTGCGTCAATTTGCGCGATCCCCGCGGGCTCGCCCTGGTCACGGAACTGATTCCGCAGGTTGACGTCGTTGTAGAAAATTTCAGACCCGGCGTGATTGTAGAGATGGGACTCGGCTATGAACGACTGCGCGAATTAAAGAAGGACATCGTGCTATGTTCGATTTCCGCGCTCGGCCAGAGTGGTCCGCTCGCCAGCAAACCCGGCTACGATTACATCGCTCAGGCCTATTCCGGCGTCACTTCGATGATCGGCGATCCCAACGACGCCCCCTACATTCCGCTGGTGGGCATGGGAGATGTAAGCACGGGAGTGCATGCTGCCTTGGCGATTGTCTCTGCACTCCGGTATCGCGACCGCACCGGCGAGGGGCAGCACTTGGATATCGCGCTTCTCGATGTGTACTACCACTATCATGAGGTCAATGTGCATGTGCACAGCGTCTCGAAAGGTGCCATCCAGCCTACACGCGCAGGGCGGCATATGACCTACGCGTGTCCAGGCGGCGTGTTCCGCGGGAAGGGCGGGTATCTCGTTATCATGTCGTTCTTGCACCATTGGAAGGACTTGTGTCGAGCGATGAACCGCCTCGACCTGGTGGACGATCCGAACTTTTCCACCGACGTCGCACGGCTGCAACGTCGAGACGAAGTCGTTCAGCTCATTGAAGACTGGCTTCTTACTTTCCCGGACGTGCCCAGCGCAATCGCGTATCTGGAAGAGCATCAGGTGCCGGTGGCTCCCGTGCTGTCCATTGCCGAAACCGTCAAGCATCCGCATCACCGCGCGCGCGGCACCGTGCGTACCGTCCACGACCGTCTGCAAGGCTCGTTCGAGATGCCGGGCATGCCACTCAAATTTTCTCGCTTTCCCCGGGATCTTCCCTTGGAGGCAGCCACGCTTGGCCAACATAACGAGGAGGTATTGACCGCCTACCTCGGACGTTCTCACGACGACGTGCAACAACTGCGTGCGGCGGGAGTGTTGGTGGAGAAGGAGATCTAACCCCCTGACAAAACCACCCTGTGTCACCCTGAACGTAGTGAAGGGTCTCGTCTTTATTCGAGATTCTTCGCCTTCGGCTCAGAATGACAGTCGTTATGTCAGGTGTTCTTCGTCATTCGTTTCGTAGAAATAAGGAGGGGTCATCATGGCCGCTGGACTGACTCACTGTTTAACCGGTCTTCGCGTACTCGACTTCACCCGTGCTTTGGCCGGCCCGACGTGCGCTCGTATGTTGGCCGAGATGGGTGCCGATGTCGTTAAAGTGGAGCCCGCGCCGAAAGGCGACATGAGTCGCAACGCTTCCATGTTTCGTAACCGTCGCAGTCTCTTTTTCGTGCAGCACAATCGTGGCAAGAAGAGCCTCTGCGTCAACCTGCGCGATCCCCGCGCCATCGCCTTAATCGTCGAGTTGATCGCAAAAGTTGACGTCGTGGTGGAAAATTTCCGCCCCGGGGTCATGGCAGGGATGGGCCTCGGCTATGAACGGCTGAAGGAAATCAAGCCGGACATTATTCTTTGTTCCATCTCCGCGCTGGGGCAGAGTGGCCCGCTGGCGCAAAAACCCGGCTACGATTACATCGCGCAAGCGTACGCCGGCGTCACCTCCATGATTGGCGACAAGGACGAGGCACCCTATATTCCATTGGTGGGATTGGGCGATGTCTCCACCGGCGTACACGGCGCGCTGGCGGTCCTCGCGGCCCTGCGTCATCGCGATCAGACCGGTACAGGTCAGCACCTCGATGTCGCCCTCCTCGACGTGTA
This region includes:
- a CDS encoding LLM class flavin-dependent oxidoreductase, which translates into the protein MEFGLFTLFDFFRDQQDEVQYYRDTLELMVLAEQLGFDSVWGGEEHFYSFGLCPSPQLFLTAVARETSRIRVGTAISLLPFENPLRKAEDFAMLDILSNGRLNFGVGRGIIPKHFEGFRVDPRESRARYEESLAIIRGAWTQDDFSYEGQFWQVPPLSLSPKPMQKPHPPIYRGTLSLDSFETAAVIGDNAFIVPWLTGEHAEVRARVQRYRTLLKEHGHGQKRTTCIFFLFVDPDHQVAVRDGRESTYNYTRLFTSFIPPEALKKLRPDDPFKAFLDFALSMPDHLEERAIVGTPAECRRRLKELHDEFDLDQVAFYFHAGARDPKRARYGMELFANEVMPEFKTSH
- a CDS encoding glucose 1-dehydrogenase, which gives rise to MLLKDKIAIVTGAGTGMGKAIALRYAREGAHVVLAEINEASGQQAAAEVSAHDRRGLFVKTDLGKTESINAMVAKTMETFGRIDIVMNNAGVTKKLDFFEVTEADWDWIHSVNARGVFFCMQAVAREMVKNKSGKIINIASIAGKGFRGTSNISYAGSKGAVIAMTRIGASQLAKYNINVNSICPGATRTDLYDQIMKEVVQREGITEEQAIARMDASIPLRRSNSGDDIANMAAFLASDEARNITGQSFNVDGGLMWD
- a CDS encoding CoA transferase, which encodes MPPQMDHVLSDLRVLDLSRALAGPSCTRMLAEMGADVIKVEPAPGGELSRRLSVQPNGRSLYYVQQNLGKKSMCVNLRDPRGLALVTELIPQVDVVVENFRPGVIVEMGLGYERLRELKKDIVLCSISALGQSGPLASKPGYDYIAQAYSGVTSMIGDPNDAPYIPLVGMGDVSTGVHAALAIVSALRYRDRTGEGQHLDIALLDVYYHYHEVNVHVHSVSKGAIQPTRAGRHMTYACPGGVFRGKGGYLVIMSFLHHWKDLCRAMNRLDLVDDPNFSTDVARLQRRDEVVQLIEDWLLTFPDVPSAIAYLEEHQVPVAPVLSIAETVKHPHHRARGTVRTVHDRLQGSFEMPGMPLKFSRFPRDLPLEAATLGQHNEEVLTAYLGRSHDDVQQLRAAGVLVEKEI
- a CDS encoding CoA transferase, with the protein product MAAGLTHCLTGLRVLDFTRALAGPTCARMLAEMGADVVKVEPAPKGDMSRNASMFRNRRSLFFVQHNRGKKSLCVNLRDPRAIALIVELIAKVDVVVENFRPGVMAGMGLGYERLKEIKPDIILCSISALGQSGPLAQKPGYDYIAQAYAGVTSMIGDKDEAPYIPLVGLGDVSTGVHGALAVLAALRHRDQTGTGQHLDVALLDVYYNFHEVNVHQVRASEGAIRPTRVGRHMTYLMPGGVFKGTNGYLVIMGFFHHWPDMCKAMERPEMVEDPRYSTDPARLERRDEVVKIIETWLQTFPDVPSAVAHLEKFDVPVAPVLSVEETLAHPHLRARGTVRTIHDPVYDGELDVPGFPIKFSEFPEELPLQAPTLGQHNAEILSTYLGRTPEEVQQLKAAGVLVEKAY